Proteins encoded by one window of Agelaius phoeniceus isolate bAgePho1 chromosome 5, bAgePho1.hap1, whole genome shotgun sequence:
- the ST13 gene encoding hsc70-interacting protein isoform X3 — protein sequence MGGTIPPAPANASTEETSKGKAEEHPEEPVKPPEPESEESDLEIDNEGVIEPDNDDPQEMGDENVEVTEEMADQANEKKMEAINALGEGDLQKAVDLFTEAIKLNPCLAILYAKRASVFVKLQKPNAAIRDCDRAIKINPDSAQTYKWRGKAHRLLGHWEEAAHDLALACKLDYDEDASAMLKEVQPRAQKIAEHRRKYERKREEKEIKERMERVKKAREEHEKAQREEEARRQAGGAQFGGFPGGFPGGFPGAAGMPGMAGMPGLNEILSDPEVLAAMQDPEVMVAFQDVAQNPANMSKYQSNPKVMNLISKLSAKFGSKP from the exons ATGGGAGGCACAATACCACCTGCTCCAGCCAATGCCTCCACGGAGGAGACAAGTAAG GGCAAAGCAGAGGAACACCCAGAGGAGCCCGTTAAACCACCTGAACCAGAAAGTGAAGAGAGCGACTTAG AAATTGATAATGAGGGAGTGATTGAACCAGACAATGATGACCCTCAAGAAATGGGAGATGAAAATGTGGAG gTAACTGAAGAGATGGCGGATCAAGCTAATGAAAAGAAGATGGAAGCAATAAATGCTCTCGGTGAAG GGGACCTTCAGAAGGCTGTTGACTTATTCACAGAAGCTATCAAGCTGAATCCTTGTTTGGCCATCTTGTATGCCAAGAGGGCAAG TGTTTTTGTGAAACTACAGAAGCCAAATGCTGCCATTAGAGATTGTGACAGAGCCATCAAGATTAATCCTGACTCGGCACAGACCTATAAATGGAGGGGGAAGGCACATAG ACTTCTTGGTCACTGGGAGGAGGCTGCTCATGATCTTGCATTAGCTTGTAAACTGGATTATGATGAAGATGCAAGTGCCATGCTGAAGGAGGTGCAGCCAAGG GCTCAGAAAATTGCAGAACATCGACGGAAGTATGAGCGGAAGCgtgaagaaaaggaaatcaaGGAAAGAATGGAAAGAGTGAAGAAGGCACGGGAAGAACATGAGAAAGCACAAAGG GAGGAAGAAGCAAGACGacaggcaggaggagctcagTTTGGTGGCTTCCCAGGTGGCTTCccag GTGgctttcctggggctgcaggcatgCCAGGAATGGCAGGTATGCCAGGTCTCAATGAGATCCTCAGTGATCCAGAAGTTCTTGCAGCCATGCAG GATCCAGAAGTTATGGTTGCATTCCAAGATGTTGCCCAGAATCCAGCAAATATGTCCAAGTACCAGAGCAATCCCAAGGTCATGAATCTCATCAGTAAATTGTCTGCCAAATTTGGCAGTAAACCATAA
- the ST13 gene encoding hsc70-interacting protein isoform X1: MNPTSKPHTAKAGFSSDRGCHCAAGQSRFPATREAQAGLMGGTIPPAPANASTEETSKGKAEEHPEEPVKPPEPESEESDLEIDNEGVIEPDNDDPQEMGDENVEVTEEMADQANEKKMEAINALGEGDLQKAVDLFTEAIKLNPCLAILYAKRASVFVKLQKPNAAIRDCDRAIKINPDSAQTYKWRGKAHRLLGHWEEAAHDLALACKLDYDEDASAMLKEVQPRAQKIAEHRRKYERKREEKEIKERMERVKKAREEHEKAQREEEARRQAGGAQFGGFPGGFPGGFPGAAGMPGMAGMPGLNEILSDPEVLAAMQDPEVMVAFQDVAQNPANMSKYQSNPKVMNLISKLSAKFGSKP, translated from the exons ATGAATCCCACTTCCAAACCACACACAGCCAAAGCAG GATTCAGCTCTGACCGGGGCTGCCACTGCGCCGCCGGCCAGAGCCGCTTTCCCGCGACCCGAGAAGCACAAGCGGGGCT TATGGGAGGCACAATACCACCTGCTCCAGCCAATGCCTCCACGGAGGAGACAAGTAAG GGCAAAGCAGAGGAACACCCAGAGGAGCCCGTTAAACCACCTGAACCAGAAAGTGAAGAGAGCGACTTAG AAATTGATAATGAGGGAGTGATTGAACCAGACAATGATGACCCTCAAGAAATGGGAGATGAAAATGTGGAG gTAACTGAAGAGATGGCGGATCAAGCTAATGAAAAGAAGATGGAAGCAATAAATGCTCTCGGTGAAG GGGACCTTCAGAAGGCTGTTGACTTATTCACAGAAGCTATCAAGCTGAATCCTTGTTTGGCCATCTTGTATGCCAAGAGGGCAAG TGTTTTTGTGAAACTACAGAAGCCAAATGCTGCCATTAGAGATTGTGACAGAGCCATCAAGATTAATCCTGACTCGGCACAGACCTATAAATGGAGGGGGAAGGCACATAG ACTTCTTGGTCACTGGGAGGAGGCTGCTCATGATCTTGCATTAGCTTGTAAACTGGATTATGATGAAGATGCAAGTGCCATGCTGAAGGAGGTGCAGCCAAGG GCTCAGAAAATTGCAGAACATCGACGGAAGTATGAGCGGAAGCgtgaagaaaaggaaatcaaGGAAAGAATGGAAAGAGTGAAGAAGGCACGGGAAGAACATGAGAAAGCACAAAGG GAGGAAGAAGCAAGACGacaggcaggaggagctcagTTTGGTGGCTTCCCAGGTGGCTTCccag GTGgctttcctggggctgcaggcatgCCAGGAATGGCAGGTATGCCAGGTCTCAATGAGATCCTCAGTGATCCAGAAGTTCTTGCAGCCATGCAG GATCCAGAAGTTATGGTTGCATTCCAAGATGTTGCCCAGAATCCAGCAAATATGTCCAAGTACCAGAGCAATCCCAAGGTCATGAATCTCATCAGTAAATTGTCTGCCAAATTTGGCAGTAAACCATAA
- the ST13 gene encoding hsc70-interacting protein isoform X2: protein MDSRKLSELRAFVRLCKQNPGLLHTPELAFLREWVESMGGTIPPAPANASTEETSKGKAEEHPEEPVKPPEPESEESDLEIDNEGVIEPDNDDPQEMGDENVEVTEEMADQANEKKMEAINALGEGDLQKAVDLFTEAIKLNPCLAILYAKRASVFVKLQKPNAAIRDCDRAIKINPDSAQTYKWRGKAHRLLGHWEEAAHDLALACKLDYDEDASAMLKEVQPRAQKIAEHRRKYERKREEKEIKERMERVKKAREEHEKAQREEEARRQAGGAQFGGFPGGFPGGFPGAAGMPGMAGMPGLNEILSDPEVLAAMQDPEVMVAFQDVAQNPANMSKYQSNPKVMNLISKLSAKFGSKP, encoded by the exons ATGGACTCGCGCAAGCTGAGTGAGCTGCGGGCCTTCGTCCGGCTGTGCAAGCAGAACCCCGGCCTGCTGCACACCCCGGAGCTCGCCTTCCTCCGCGAGTGGGTGGAGAG TATGGGAGGCACAATACCACCTGCTCCAGCCAATGCCTCCACGGAGGAGACAAGTAAG GGCAAAGCAGAGGAACACCCAGAGGAGCCCGTTAAACCACCTGAACCAGAAAGTGAAGAGAGCGACTTAG AAATTGATAATGAGGGAGTGATTGAACCAGACAATGATGACCCTCAAGAAATGGGAGATGAAAATGTGGAG gTAACTGAAGAGATGGCGGATCAAGCTAATGAAAAGAAGATGGAAGCAATAAATGCTCTCGGTGAAG GGGACCTTCAGAAGGCTGTTGACTTATTCACAGAAGCTATCAAGCTGAATCCTTGTTTGGCCATCTTGTATGCCAAGAGGGCAAG TGTTTTTGTGAAACTACAGAAGCCAAATGCTGCCATTAGAGATTGTGACAGAGCCATCAAGATTAATCCTGACTCGGCACAGACCTATAAATGGAGGGGGAAGGCACATAG ACTTCTTGGTCACTGGGAGGAGGCTGCTCATGATCTTGCATTAGCTTGTAAACTGGATTATGATGAAGATGCAAGTGCCATGCTGAAGGAGGTGCAGCCAAGG GCTCAGAAAATTGCAGAACATCGACGGAAGTATGAGCGGAAGCgtgaagaaaaggaaatcaaGGAAAGAATGGAAAGAGTGAAGAAGGCACGGGAAGAACATGAGAAAGCACAAAGG GAGGAAGAAGCAAGACGacaggcaggaggagctcagTTTGGTGGCTTCCCAGGTGGCTTCccag GTGgctttcctggggctgcaggcatgCCAGGAATGGCAGGTATGCCAGGTCTCAATGAGATCCTCAGTGATCCAGAAGTTCTTGCAGCCATGCAG GATCCAGAAGTTATGGTTGCATTCCAAGATGTTGCCCAGAATCCAGCAAATATGTCCAAGTACCAGAGCAATCCCAAGGTCATGAATCTCATCAGTAAATTGTCTGCCAAATTTGGCAGTAAACCATAA